From a single Brassica oleracea var. oleracea cultivar TO1000 chromosome C5, BOL, whole genome shotgun sequence genomic region:
- the LOC106343165 gene encoding probable alpha-mannosidase I MNS5 isoform X1, producing the protein MFRPLHPKHVYICFLISFAFFIDPSSQHVDDVKKQQMREKVREMFYHAYDNYMTYAFPHDELKPITKSFTDSLSELGNLKLEHLPTDYNGSAVTLVESLSSLAIFGNKTEFEKGVLWLSENLKFDVDVRVNLFECNIRLLGGLISAHLLAIDPTNRLIQGSYDNQLLRLAEDLGKRFLPAFETPTGIPYAWINFKKGVMENETTETSTSGCGSLILEMGALSRLTGDPRFESAALRALRQLWRMRSSLDLLGTTLDVVTGEWLEYSSGIGAGVDSFYEYLMKAYILFGKEDYWRMFRSAYLASQKYFRYGPWYHEANMWSGKPTYWQLTSLQAFWPGLQVLVGDVAAANSSHREFFHAWEKFGVIPERYLLDHQMIHPTERYYPLRPELAESTFYLYQATKDPWYLDVGEAMVKSLNRYTKVAGGFASVRDVTTMQLEDHQHSFFLAETCKYLYLLFDDSFVAKRNYIFTTEGHPLQVMSSWHEKLPESYFSGNWTFSKSGAWESGASAMSMKVCPSIAPNSRLHEQHRESVCHVPDQKIDHKCWSNRDCGVDATTCRQRSCSEVGFCGLWNPL; encoded by the exons ATGTTTCGTCCTCTCCATCCCAAGCATGTATACATATGCTTCCTTATCTCCTTCGCATTCTTCATCGACCCCTCCTCGCAGCATGTCGACGACGTCAAGAAGCAACAAATGCGAGAGAAAGTCCGCGAGAT GTTCTATCATGCGTATGACAACTACATGACTTACGCATTTCCG CATGATGAGTTAAAGCCAATTACAAAAAGTTTCACCGACTCCCTCAGTGAGCTTGGAAATCTCAAG CTTGAACACCTGCCGACAGATTATAATGGATCAGCTGTGACACTTGTTGAATCCTTGTCCAG CCTTGCTATATTTGGAAACAAGACAGAGTTTGAAAAGGGGGTTCTCTGGCTCTCTGAAAATCTGAAATTCGATGTAGATGTACGGGTCAACCTTTTTGAG TGCAATATAAGACTTCTTGGAGGACTTATCTCTGCTCATCTTCTTGCAATTGATCCAACTAATAGGTTGATCCAGGGGTCCTACGACAATCAGCTTCTTCGTTTAGCCGAAGACCTTGGAAAACGTTTTTTACCAGCGTTTGAAACACCCACAGGAATACCCTATGCATGGATTAACTTTAAG AAAGGAGTAATGGAGAATGAGACAACTGAAACAAGCACTTCAGGATGTG GTTCTCTTATTCTTGAAATGGGAGCTTTGTCACGGCTCACTGGTGATCCTAGATTTGAATCAGCTGCACTACGTGCGCTTCGTCAGCTATGGAGGATGCGCAGTTCGTTAGATCTGCTTGGGACAACATTGGATGTGGTAACTGGGGAATGGCTAGAGTACTCCTCCGGTATTGGAGCTG GGGTTGACTCTTTCTATGAATACCTCATGAAGGCTTATATTCTTTTTGGAAAAGAAGATTACTGGCGAATGTTTCGTTCTGCGTATCTGGCATCTCAGAAGTACTTCAGATATGGGCCTTG GTACCATGAAGCTAATATGTGGAGTGGGAAACCAACTTATTGGCAGCTAACAAGTCTTCAGGCGTTTTGGCCTGGTCTACAG GTTCTTGTTGGGGATGTCGCAGCTGCAAATTCTTCGCACCGGGAGTTTTTCCATGCATGGGAGAAGTTTGGTGTTATACCTGAAAG GTATCTACTGGATCATCAAATGATACATCCTACTGAGAGGTACTATCCACTGCGTCCTGAGTTAGCAGAATCCACGTTCTACCTATACCAAGCTACAAAAG ATCCATGGTACCTAGATGTTGGTGAAGCAATGGTAAAGTCTCTTAATCGGTATACGAAGGTGGCAGGGGGATTTGCAAGTGTTAGAGATGTGACGACCATGCAACTGGAAGATCACCAGCACAGTTTCTTTCTCGCTGAAAC GTGCAAGTACTTATATCTCCTCTTCGATGATTCATTTGTGGCGAAAAGAAATTATATATTCACAACCGAGGGCCATCCTCTTCAGGTTATGAGCTCTTGGCATGAGAAACTACCGGAAAGTTATTTCTCTGGCAATTGGACGTTTTCAAAG AGTGGAGCATGGGAAAGTGGAGCAAGTGCAATGTCAATGAAAGTCTGTCCATCGATAGCTCCAAACTCTAGACTTCATGAGCAGCACAGAGAGAGTGTTTGTCATGTTCCTGACCAGAAAATAGATCATAAGTGTTGGAGCAACAGAGATTGTGGAGTCGACGCCACTACTTGTAGACAAAGATCCTGCAGCGAAGTTGGATTCTGCGGCTTGTGGAACCCCTTATAA
- the LOC106343165 gene encoding probable alpha-mannosidase I MNS5 isoform X3, with product MFRPLHPKHVYICFLISFAFFIDPSSQHVDDVKKQQMREKVREMFYHAYDNYMTYAFPHDELKPITKSFTDSLSELGNLKLEHLPTDYNGSAVTLVESLSSLAIFGNKTEFEKGVLWLSENLKFDVDVRVNLFECNIRLLGGLISAHLLAIDPTNRLIQGSYDNQLLRLAEDLGKRFLPAFETPTGIPYAWINFKKGVMENETTETSTSGCGSLILEMGALSRLTGDPRFESAALRALRQLWRMRSSLDLLGTTLDVVTGEWLEYSSGIGAGVDSFYEYLMKAYILFGKEDYWRMFRSAYLASQKYFRYGPWYHEANMWSGKPTYWQLTSLQAFWPGLQVLVGDVAAANSSHREFFHAWEKFGVIPERYLLDHQMIHPTERYYPLRPELAESTFYLYQATKDPWYLDVGEAMVKSLNRYTKVAGGFASVRDVTTMQLEDHQHSFFLAETCKYLYLLFDDSFVAKRNYIFTTEGHPLQVMSSWHEKLPESYFSGNWTFSKVWLLFQF from the exons ATGTTTCGTCCTCTCCATCCCAAGCATGTATACATATGCTTCCTTATCTCCTTCGCATTCTTCATCGACCCCTCCTCGCAGCATGTCGACGACGTCAAGAAGCAACAAATGCGAGAGAAAGTCCGCGAGAT GTTCTATCATGCGTATGACAACTACATGACTTACGCATTTCCG CATGATGAGTTAAAGCCAATTACAAAAAGTTTCACCGACTCCCTCAGTGAGCTTGGAAATCTCAAG CTTGAACACCTGCCGACAGATTATAATGGATCAGCTGTGACACTTGTTGAATCCTTGTCCAG CCTTGCTATATTTGGAAACAAGACAGAGTTTGAAAAGGGGGTTCTCTGGCTCTCTGAAAATCTGAAATTCGATGTAGATGTACGGGTCAACCTTTTTGAG TGCAATATAAGACTTCTTGGAGGACTTATCTCTGCTCATCTTCTTGCAATTGATCCAACTAATAGGTTGATCCAGGGGTCCTACGACAATCAGCTTCTTCGTTTAGCCGAAGACCTTGGAAAACGTTTTTTACCAGCGTTTGAAACACCCACAGGAATACCCTATGCATGGATTAACTTTAAG AAAGGAGTAATGGAGAATGAGACAACTGAAACAAGCACTTCAGGATGTG GTTCTCTTATTCTTGAAATGGGAGCTTTGTCACGGCTCACTGGTGATCCTAGATTTGAATCAGCTGCACTACGTGCGCTTCGTCAGCTATGGAGGATGCGCAGTTCGTTAGATCTGCTTGGGACAACATTGGATGTGGTAACTGGGGAATGGCTAGAGTACTCCTCCGGTATTGGAGCTG GGGTTGACTCTTTCTATGAATACCTCATGAAGGCTTATATTCTTTTTGGAAAAGAAGATTACTGGCGAATGTTTCGTTCTGCGTATCTGGCATCTCAGAAGTACTTCAGATATGGGCCTTG GTACCATGAAGCTAATATGTGGAGTGGGAAACCAACTTATTGGCAGCTAACAAGTCTTCAGGCGTTTTGGCCTGGTCTACAG GTTCTTGTTGGGGATGTCGCAGCTGCAAATTCTTCGCACCGGGAGTTTTTCCATGCATGGGAGAAGTTTGGTGTTATACCTGAAAG GTATCTACTGGATCATCAAATGATACATCCTACTGAGAGGTACTATCCACTGCGTCCTGAGTTAGCAGAATCCACGTTCTACCTATACCAAGCTACAAAAG ATCCATGGTACCTAGATGTTGGTGAAGCAATGGTAAAGTCTCTTAATCGGTATACGAAGGTGGCAGGGGGATTTGCAAGTGTTAGAGATGTGACGACCATGCAACTGGAAGATCACCAGCACAGTTTCTTTCTCGCTGAAAC GTGCAAGTACTTATATCTCCTCTTCGATGATTCATTTGTGGCGAAAAGAAATTATATATTCACAACCGAGGGCCATCCTCTTCAGGTTATGAGCTCTTGGCATGAGAAACTACCGGAAAGTTATTTCTCTGGCAATTGGACGTTTTCAAAGGTTTGGCTCTTGTTCCAGTTCTGA
- the LOC106343165 gene encoding probable alpha-mannosidase I MNS5 isoform X2: MFRPLHPKHVYICFLISFAFFIDPSSQHVDDVKKQQMREKVREMFYHAYDNYMTYAFPHDELKPITKSFTDSLSELGNLKLEHLPTDYNGSAVTLVESLSSLAIFGNKTEFEKGVLWLSENLKFDVDVRVNLFECNIRLLGGLISAHLLAIDPTNRLIQGSYDNQLLRLAEDLGKRFLPAFETPTGIPYAWINFKKGVMENETTETSTSGCGSLILEMGALSRLTGDPRFESAALRALRQLWRMRSSLDLLGTTLDVVTGEWLEYSSGIGAGVDSFYEYLMKAYILFGKEDYWRMFRSAYLASQKYFRYGPWYHEANMWSGKPTYWQLTSLQAFWPGLQVLVGDVAAANSSHREFFHAWEKFGVIPERYLLDHQMIHPTERYYPLRPELAESTFYLYQATKDPWYLDVGEAMVKSLNRYTKVAGGFASVRDVTTMQLEDHQHSFFLAETCKYLYLLFDDSFVAKRNYIFTTEGHPLQVMSSWHEKLPESYFSGNWTFSKCALAISIK; this comes from the exons ATGTTTCGTCCTCTCCATCCCAAGCATGTATACATATGCTTCCTTATCTCCTTCGCATTCTTCATCGACCCCTCCTCGCAGCATGTCGACGACGTCAAGAAGCAACAAATGCGAGAGAAAGTCCGCGAGAT GTTCTATCATGCGTATGACAACTACATGACTTACGCATTTCCG CATGATGAGTTAAAGCCAATTACAAAAAGTTTCACCGACTCCCTCAGTGAGCTTGGAAATCTCAAG CTTGAACACCTGCCGACAGATTATAATGGATCAGCTGTGACACTTGTTGAATCCTTGTCCAG CCTTGCTATATTTGGAAACAAGACAGAGTTTGAAAAGGGGGTTCTCTGGCTCTCTGAAAATCTGAAATTCGATGTAGATGTACGGGTCAACCTTTTTGAG TGCAATATAAGACTTCTTGGAGGACTTATCTCTGCTCATCTTCTTGCAATTGATCCAACTAATAGGTTGATCCAGGGGTCCTACGACAATCAGCTTCTTCGTTTAGCCGAAGACCTTGGAAAACGTTTTTTACCAGCGTTTGAAACACCCACAGGAATACCCTATGCATGGATTAACTTTAAG AAAGGAGTAATGGAGAATGAGACAACTGAAACAAGCACTTCAGGATGTG GTTCTCTTATTCTTGAAATGGGAGCTTTGTCACGGCTCACTGGTGATCCTAGATTTGAATCAGCTGCACTACGTGCGCTTCGTCAGCTATGGAGGATGCGCAGTTCGTTAGATCTGCTTGGGACAACATTGGATGTGGTAACTGGGGAATGGCTAGAGTACTCCTCCGGTATTGGAGCTG GGGTTGACTCTTTCTATGAATACCTCATGAAGGCTTATATTCTTTTTGGAAAAGAAGATTACTGGCGAATGTTTCGTTCTGCGTATCTGGCATCTCAGAAGTACTTCAGATATGGGCCTTG GTACCATGAAGCTAATATGTGGAGTGGGAAACCAACTTATTGGCAGCTAACAAGTCTTCAGGCGTTTTGGCCTGGTCTACAG GTTCTTGTTGGGGATGTCGCAGCTGCAAATTCTTCGCACCGGGAGTTTTTCCATGCATGGGAGAAGTTTGGTGTTATACCTGAAAG GTATCTACTGGATCATCAAATGATACATCCTACTGAGAGGTACTATCCACTGCGTCCTGAGTTAGCAGAATCCACGTTCTACCTATACCAAGCTACAAAAG ATCCATGGTACCTAGATGTTGGTGAAGCAATGGTAAAGTCTCTTAATCGGTATACGAAGGTGGCAGGGGGATTTGCAAGTGTTAGAGATGTGACGACCATGCAACTGGAAGATCACCAGCACAGTTTCTTTCTCGCTGAAAC GTGCAAGTACTTATATCTCCTCTTCGATGATTCATTTGTGGCGAAAAGAAATTATATATTCACAACCGAGGGCCATCCTCTTCAGGTTATGAGCTCTTGGCATGAGAAACTACCGGAAAGTTATTTCTCTGGCAATTGGACGTTTTCAAAG TGTGCATTGGCGATTAGCATAAAATGA